GCGGCATCGTCTTCGCCTACGGCGTGGAACGCCCCGACAATTACGACATGATGGTGCTCTCCGGCCCGGCCGTGGCGGCGCAGGACCAGATCTCGCGGCTCAAGGCGCTCGCCGCGCGCGTGCTGGGCGCGGTGGTGCCCGGGCTGCCCGTCGAGGATCTCGACGTCAACGCGATATCCCGGGATCCGGCGGTGGTGTCCGCCTACAACGAAGACCCGCTGGTGTACCACGGGAAGGTGCCGACCGGCATCGGCCGGGCGCTGCTGCAGGTCGGCGAGACCATGCCGCAGCGCGCGCCGGCGCTGACCGCGCCGCTGCTCGTGGTGCACGGCTCCGACGACCGGCTGATCCCCGTCGCCGGCAGCCGCCGCCTGGTCGACTGCGTCGGATCCACCGACGTCGAGCTCAAGGTGTATCCCGGTCTCTACCACGAGGTCTTCAACGAGCCTGAGCGCGACCAGGTGCTGGGCGATGTCGTCGGGTGGATCACCAGGCGGCTCTGAGCGTCATGTCGTACGGCTCCGTTAGGTTGGCGCTATGACCCCGCGCCGGCGACGATGCGGCGCGTAGCGATGAGGAGGAGCGGCGCAGATGACCGACGCCGGCGACGATGCGGCGCGTAGCGATGAGGAGGAGCGGCGCAGATGACCGACGACAAAATGCTGACCCGCATCGCCGCACTGCTGCGCCAGGCGGAGGGGACCGACAACCCCCACGAGGCCGAGGCGTTCATGAGCGCCGCGCAACGGCTGGCGACGGGGGCCTCCATCGACCTGGCGGTGGCGCGGTCGCACGCGGCGAACCGCTCGCCGGCGCAGGCGCCGACGCAGCGCACCGTCACCATCGGCGCCGCCGGCACCAAGGGCCTGCGGACCTATGTCCAGCTGTTCGTGCTGATCGCGTCAGCCAACGACGTCCGCTGCGACATCGCGTCTAACTCGACTTTCCTCTACGCCTATGGGTTCCCCGAGGACATCGACGCCAGCCACGCGCTTTACGCCAGCCTGGTGGTCCAGATGGTGCGCGCGTCGGACGCCTACCTGGCCTCGGGAGCGCACCGCCCCACGCCGACCATCACCGCCCGGCTGAACTTCCAGCTGGCCTTCGGGGCCCGCGTCGGCCAGCGCCTGGCCGAGGCGCGTAACGAGGCCCGCCGCGAGGCGACCAAGGACCGTCGCCGCCCGCCGGGCACCGCGATCGCGCTGCGGGACAAGGAGGTCGAGCTGCACGACTTCTACCGCGGCGCGTCGCAGGCGCGGGGCACCTGGCGAGCGAACAGCGCCACGGCCGGGTATTCGTCGGCGGCGCGGCGTGCGGGTGACCGTGCGGGCCGGCGGGCTCGCCTCGGCAATAGCGCCGAGCTGCCCGGCGCTCGGAGCGCGCTGGGCCGGTGAGGTGAGTCCGGGCGACAGAGACTCCCAGCGGGCCAAGGTGTACGCCGCGGAGGAGTTCGTCCGGACGCTGTTCGACCGCGCCGCCGAGCACGGCTCGCCCGCAGTGGAGTTCTTCGGCACGCAGTTGACGCTCCCCCCGGAGGGGCGGTTCGGATCGATCGCCTCGGTCCAGCGTTACGTCGACGACGTGCTGGCGCTGCCCGGGGTGCGGCGCCAGTGGCCCGACGCGTCGCCGCTGAGCGTGCGGCCGCGGCGTGCGGCCTCCGCGGCGCATTACGAAAGCCGCGACGGCGCAGGGGTTATCGCGGTTCCCGACCGCGGCACCGCCGACTGGGCGCTGCGCGAGCTGGTGGTGTTGCACGAGGTCGCGCATCATCTGTGCCAGGCCGAGCCGCCCCACGGCCCGCATTTCGTGGCCACGTTCTGCGAATTGGCCGAGCTGGTCATGGGCCCCGAGCTAGGGCATGTGCTGCGGGTGGTCTACGCCAAGGAGGGCGTGCGGTAACTGCATCGGGGGCCGACGCCCCGGTTGCCGCACGGGCGCCCCGCGAATCCGAACTGCCGAGCGAGCCGACGGCCGCCGCCCCAGACGGTCGCTTCGGCCCGCGTACGCCGCCACGCCGCCCACACTCAGCGGCGTGACCAGCAATTTTGCCGCCAGTACGGTGAATTCGTCACACATCTAACAAGGATAGGCATACCTAAGCTAGGGTAGGCTAACTTTGCTAGCTTTCGTGAAGGGGCCAGCCGATGGCGGACATTGCTTCTGTGTTGCTGGAGTCACCGGCTGACGCCACCTCCGTGATCGGCCTTCGCGCGCACCGAAAGGCCGGGCGGTCGTGAGCTACCCGATGTGGTTCGCGGTTCCCCCGGAGGTGCATTCCACCCTGCTGTCCACCGGCGTGGGCCCCGGGCCGCTGCTGGCGGCGGCCGAGGCCTGGCATGCGCTTGCGGCGGAATACGGCTCCGCCGCAACGCAACTCACGGGTCTCCTCGCCAGCGTCGCCTGGGAGGGGCCAACGGTGGAGCGGTTTGTCGCCGCCCATCAACCGTTCCTTTCCTGGCTGACCCATGCCAGCGCGGTGGCCAGCGCCGCGGCGGCGGGACGTGAAACGGCCGCGGCGGGCTATGCGTCGGCGCTGGCGACCATGCCGACCCTGGCCGAACTCGCGGCCAACCACGTCGTCCACGCCGTCCTGCTCGCGACGAACTTCTTCGGGATCAACACCATCCCCATCGCCCTGAACGAGGCCGACTACGCGCGGATGTGGGTTCAGGCCGCGACGACGATGAGTGCCTACCAAGGTCTGTCGGAGGAAAGCCTCGCCGCCACGCCCGCGACATCACCCGCACCGCAAATCCTCACCACGGCAGCCACGTCGGCCGCTGACAGCAGCTTCCCCGACCCGACGAAGGTGATCCTCCAGCTGTTCAGCGACTTCCTCAACACCCTGAGCAACATGGCGACCCAGTACCTGCCGGGGCCCTTGGGCAGCCTCGTCAGCCAGCTCCTGGACTCGTTCATCGCCCTGATGTCCACCCAGCTGTTCCTGATTCCCGCCTACTCGGTGATCGATCCGATCATCTATTTCGGCCCGTTCACCCCGCTGTTGACCCCCTTCCTGGCGTCCCTCGGGCTGGTCGGACTGGCCGGTCTGGCCGGCCTCGACGCGCTGGGCGATGCGGGAGGGGTGACCGCGGTGTCCAAGGTGCCCGACCAGCAGGTGTTGCCCGCTGTCACCGGGGTGACCGTGGCGGCCGCCACCCCCGGTGCGGGCGCCGGCACACCGGCTGGCGCGCCGACCGCGGCCCCCACCGCGCCGGCCGCCTCGGTGCCCGGACCCGGTGCCGCGCAGGTTTTCTACGCGGTCGACGGCGACCCCGGGGGTGAAGGATTCAGCCCCACCTCCACAGCCGGAGCCGCCGCCGCGGCTGTCGCCGCGATCGCCGCCCTCGCCGACAAGGCACCGGCGGACGCCGACCGGCTCAGGGCCAAGCGAAACGCCAGAGCGCGCCAGCGGGTCCGCAAGTACCGATTCGAATACCTGGACGAGGACGGGCGCATGACGCTGCCCGTCGATCCGGTGGACGAGCGCGTCGCCGCCTCCGACGGCGGCTCGGGCCCGCTCGGGTTCGCGGGAACCGTCCCCGACCCGACCGCGGCGCGCGCGCAAGGACTCACCCATCTCCACGGTCGTGAATTCGACGCGGCACCGGTGGCGCCGATGCTGCCGCAAAGCTGGGATGGCGGCGGCGAGCATGCGGCCGGGGCCGACGACAACGAAGCGGGCCGATGAAGGTCGTGGTGGCGGGCGGCGGTATCGGCGGGCTCGCGGTCGCAAGCGGACTGCAGCGAGCCGGTTGGGAGACGGTGGTGTTGGAGCGGGCGGCCGATCCCGAGCCGCCGCGCGCCGGATTGTCGTTGTTCGGGAACGGGTTTCGGGCCTTGGACGCACTGGGGCTCGGACCGGCCGTCCGCGCCATATGCGCCGACGGTCCTCCGTACCGGACGGCCGGCATCCGGACCCCCAGTGGGCGCTGGCTGGTGAGGTTCGCCCCAGCCGCCAGTGCGCGGCTGCGCGCAGTCGACCGCACCGAGCTGCACCACGTGTTGCTGGCCTCGCTGACCCCCGGCACCGTGCGCTGGGGCCAACGCGTGACCGGAGTGCGGCACGGTTCGGTCGAAGCCGAAGACGGCGCCCTCACCCGCGGTGCCGACCTGGTCGTCGGGGCCGACGGCATCCGCAGCCGCGTCCGGGCGAGCGTGCCACAGGACCGCCCCACGCGCCACAGTGGTTACGGCGTATGGCGTGCCGTCACGGCCATCCCGGTGCCCGTCGAAGTGGGCGGCGAGACATGGGGCCCGGGGCAGCGGTTCGGAATTGTCCCGATGCGCGACGGGCGGGTCTACTGGTTCGCCGTTGTGGACCGCGCGCGCTGCGGCACGGGCGCCGCGGCCCTCCAGGAGATTCGCGACCGCTTCGACTCGTGGCACGAACCGATCGGCCGGTTGATCGATGCCACGGAGCCCGACGCCGTGAACTACGTCTCCAGTGAGGAACTCAGCGGTCCGCTATCGTCCTACGTCCACGGCCGCATCGTGCTCGTCGGCGATGCGGCGCACGCGATGAGCCCGAATCTCGGCCAAGGTGCGAATCAAGCGCTCGAGGATGCCGCGACACTATGCGCGCTCCTGACGGCCGCGCCGGGGTCGGGCATCGAGGGGATCGACGCGGCG
This genomic window from Mycobacterium saskatchewanense contains:
- a CDS encoding alpha/beta hydrolase, which gives rise to MTRTSATRSERTFDGVGGVRIVYDVWTPEAPVRGVVVLSHGLGEHARRYDHVAQRFAEAGLATYALDHRGHGRSGGKRVLVRDISEYTADFDMLVGVATREHPGLPCIVLGHSMGGGIVFAYGVERPDNYDMMVLSGPAVAAQDQISRLKALAARVLGAVVPGLPVEDLDVNAISRDPAVVSAYNEDPLVYHGKVPTGIGRALLQVGETMPQRAPALTAPLLVVHGSDDRLIPVAGSRRLVDCVGSTDVELKVYPGLYHEVFNEPERDQVLGDVVGWITRRL
- a CDS encoding DUF2786 domain-containing protein: MTDDKMLTRIAALLRQAEGTDNPHEAEAFMSAAQRLATGASIDLAVARSHAANRSPAQAPTQRTVTIGAAGTKGLRTYVQLFVLIASANDVRCDIASNSTFLYAYGFPEDIDASHALYASLVVQMVRASDAYLASGAHRPTPTITARLNFQLAFGARVGQRLAEARNEARREATKDRRRPPGTAIALRDKEVELHDFYRGASQARGTWRANSATAGYSSAARRAGDRAGRRARLGNSAELPGARSALGR
- a CDS encoding TIGR04338 family metallohydrolase codes for the protein MSPGDRDSQRAKVYAAEEFVRTLFDRAAEHGSPAVEFFGTQLTLPPEGRFGSIASVQRYVDDVLALPGVRRQWPDASPLSVRPRRAASAAHYESRDGAGVIAVPDRGTADWALRELVVLHEVAHHLCQAEPPHGPHFVATFCELAELVMGPELGHVLRVVYAKEGVR
- a CDS encoding PPE family protein encodes the protein MSYPMWFAVPPEVHSTLLSTGVGPGPLLAAAEAWHALAAEYGSAATQLTGLLASVAWEGPTVERFVAAHQPFLSWLTHASAVASAAAAGRETAAAGYASALATMPTLAELAANHVVHAVLLATNFFGINTIPIALNEADYARMWVQAATTMSAYQGLSEESLAATPATSPAPQILTTAATSAADSSFPDPTKVILQLFSDFLNTLSNMATQYLPGPLGSLVSQLLDSFIALMSTQLFLIPAYSVIDPIIYFGPFTPLLTPFLASLGLVGLAGLAGLDALGDAGGVTAVSKVPDQQVLPAVTGVTVAAATPGAGAGTPAGAPTAAPTAPAASVPGPGAAQVFYAVDGDPGGEGFSPTSTAGAAAAAVAAIAALADKAPADADRLRAKRNARARQRVRKYRFEYLDEDGRMTLPVDPVDERVAASDGGSGPLGFAGTVPDPTAARAQGLTHLHGREFDAAPVAPMLPQSWDGGGEHAAGADDNEAGR
- a CDS encoding FAD-dependent monooxygenase; amino-acid sequence: MKVVVAGGGIGGLAVASGLQRAGWETVVLERAADPEPPRAGLSLFGNGFRALDALGLGPAVRAICADGPPYRTAGIRTPSGRWLVRFAPAASARLRAVDRTELHHVLLASLTPGTVRWGQRVTGVRHGSVEAEDGALTRGADLVVGADGIRSRVRASVPQDRPTRHSGYGVWRAVTAIPVPVEVGGETWGPGQRFGIVPMRDGRVYWFAVVDRARCGTGAAALQEIRDRFDSWHEPIGRLIDATEPDAVNYVSSEELSGPLSSYVHGRIVLVGDAAHAMSPNLGQGANQALEDAATLCALLTAAPGSGIEGIDAALRRYDRIRRPRTQRIARESRGIGVAAQWSHPLLVRLREAGMSAVPDRLFSRRTTRLQHWDPPPANPHREIRSPAC